A single genomic interval of Lewinellaceae bacterium harbors:
- a CDS encoding ATP-binding cassette domain-containing protein — translation MLSIQNISVSYGDHQVLTGASLEVAPGAIHGVLGMNGAGKTTFFEATYGRVPRLAGDCTLEGRPLQRADMAYLETESFFYPMLTGKEHLRLCAVSNPDFDIDGWNKLFHLPLDQLSDTYSSGMKQKLALMGALAAGRKVLILDEPFNGIDLESSEVFYQVLNHLRNQGRYILLSSHIMETLTNTCDAISYLQGGQFTRTYSKEEYPDMQLQIRKSLQGKIGDVLEGL, via the coding sequence ATGCTAAGCATCCAAAACATCAGTGTTTCCTACGGCGATCATCAGGTTTTGACAGGCGCCTCCCTGGAAGTAGCGCCCGGCGCCATCCATGGCGTCCTGGGCATGAACGGCGCAGGCAAGACGACCTTCTTTGAAGCAACCTACGGCAGGGTGCCTCGCCTGGCTGGCGATTGCACCCTGGAGGGCCGGCCCTTGCAACGAGCCGACATGGCTTACCTGGAAACGGAAAGTTTTTTCTACCCCATGCTCACCGGAAAGGAGCACCTGCGGTTGTGTGCCGTTTCCAATCCCGATTTTGATATCGATGGCTGGAATAAGCTTTTCCACCTCCCACTTGACCAGTTGTCCGACACCTATTCTTCCGGCATGAAGCAAAAACTGGCGCTGATGGGAGCACTGGCTGCCGGCCGCAAGGTGCTCATCCTGGACGAACCATTCAACGGCATAGACCTGGAAAGCAGCGAGGTTTTTTATCAGGTGCTAAACCACCTGCGCAACCAGGGCCGCTATATCCTCCTCTCTTCCCATATCATGGAGACCCTCACCAACACCTGCGATGCCATTAGTTATCTGCAGGGCGGCCAATTCACCCGCACCTATTCCAAAGAAGAGTATCCGGATATGCAGTTGCAGATCAGAAAATCATTGCAGGGCAAAATCGGGGATGTTTTGGAAGGGCTTTGA
- a CDS encoding RtcB family protein: protein MPINKNQLTKLHDYLWELPKETRPDMLVPARVYALEELLDAILNDRSLEQLANVATLPGIVKASMVMPDVHEGYGFPIGGVAATRYPDGAISPGGIGYDINCGVRLLISDLTYNQVKNRMEELSKELYRQVPSGMGKGGFVKLSAKNMDKALRLGAAWAVEEGYGNPADLENTESHGCLPDADPNKVSDQAKKRGRDQLGTIGSGNHFVEVGRVGDIYDEEAAAAYGLRLHQITILIHTGSRGLGHQVATDYLRLMMSAMAKYGIELPDRELACVPFSSPEGQDYFHAMCAAANFAWCNRQVITWECRKAWANVFGKSGGELKLMYDVAHNIAKVEEHAVDGEKMKVIVHRKGATRAFGPHFSELPEAYRHIGQPVLIPGSMGTASYVLAGTDESMASSFGSTCHGAGRRLSRRGAKKQVDAPKLIRELKEQGIHIQAGSHRGVAEEAPIAYKDVDLVVETVHQAGIAKKVARLRPLGVVKG, encoded by the coding sequence ATGCCTATTAACAAGAACCAACTAACCAAACTGCACGATTATCTCTGGGAACTGCCTAAAGAAACCCGGCCGGATATGCTGGTGCCCGCCCGCGTATACGCCTTGGAAGAACTGCTGGACGCCATCCTCAACGACCGCTCGCTGGAACAGTTGGCCAATGTGGCCACCTTGCCGGGCATTGTCAAAGCGTCTATGGTGATGCCCGATGTGCATGAAGGCTACGGTTTTCCCATTGGAGGAGTGGCCGCTACGCGTTATCCGGATGGCGCCATCTCTCCGGGCGGGATCGGTTACGACATCAACTGCGGGGTTCGCCTGCTGATCTCAGACCTTACTTACAATCAGGTAAAGAACCGTATGGAGGAACTCTCCAAAGAACTATACCGGCAGGTGCCGTCCGGCATGGGCAAGGGCGGCTTTGTGAAGCTTTCTGCTAAAAACATGGATAAGGCGCTCCGCCTGGGCGCTGCCTGGGCCGTGGAAGAAGGCTACGGCAACCCGGCCGACCTTGAAAACACCGAGAGCCACGGCTGCCTGCCGGATGCTGATCCCAACAAAGTATCGGACCAGGCCAAGAAACGGGGCCGCGACCAGCTCGGCACCATCGGTTCCGGCAATCACTTTGTGGAAGTGGGGCGCGTAGGGGATATCTATGACGAAGAAGCCGCCGCCGCCTACGGCCTAAGGCTGCACCAGATCACCATCCTCATTCATACTGGTTCGCGTGGGCTGGGCCACCAGGTGGCTACCGACTACCTGCGCCTCATGATGAGCGCCATGGCAAAGTATGGGATTGAACTGCCCGACCGCGAGCTGGCCTGCGTGCCGTTCAGCTCCCCCGAAGGCCAGGATTATTTCCACGCCATGTGCGCCGCCGCCAACTTCGCCTGGTGCAACCGCCAGGTGATTACCTGGGAATGCCGCAAGGCCTGGGCCAATGTGTTTGGCAAATCCGGCGGCGAATTGAAATTGATGTACGACGTAGCACACAACATCGCCAAGGTCGAAGAACACGCCGTTGACGGGGAAAAGATGAAAGTGATCGTGCACCGCAAGGGCGCCACGCGGGCCTTCGGCCCACACTTCAGCGAACTGCCAGAGGCCTACCGCCACATCGGCCAGCCGGTGCTCATTCCCGGCAGCATGGGCACCGCTTCCTATGTGCTGGCGGGCACCGACGAGAGCATGGCTTCCTCCTTTGGTTCCACCTGCCACGGCGCCGGCCGGCGGCTCTCCCGCCGCGGCGCCAAGAAACAGGTCGACGCGCCCAAATTGATCCGCGAACTGAAAGAACAGGGCATCCACATCCAGGCCGGCTCCCACCGAGGGGTGGCAGAAGAGGCGCCCATTGCCTATAAAGATGTCGACCTGGTAGTGGAAACGGTGCACCAGGCGGGGATTGCGAAGAAGGTAGCGAGGTTGCGGCCGTTGGGAGTGGTGAAGGGGTAG
- a CDS encoding archease produces MYTIDHLSHTADIRLHLMADSREELFRAGFEAMNQIIKPDACRMPCPCIINQKIELDSVDATALFIDFLSDVLTLAHEHKAVFCEVEFQELNATHLRASIGGRPANGFDEDIKAVTYHEANVRQNVEGQWETLLIFDI; encoded by the coding sequence ATGTACACCATAGACCACCTTTCCCATACCGCCGACATCCGGCTGCACCTCATGGCCGACAGCCGGGAAGAACTCTTCCGGGCGGGCTTCGAGGCGATGAACCAGATTATCAAACCCGACGCTTGCCGGATGCCCTGCCCCTGTATCATCAACCAAAAGATAGAACTCGATTCGGTGGATGCTACGGCATTGTTTATCGACTTCCTGTCTGATGTGCTTACCCTGGCGCATGAACATAAGGCCGTTTTCTGCGAAGTGGAGTTCCAGGAGTTGAACGCCACCCACCTGCGGGCCAGCATCGGCGGCCGCCCGGCTAATGGTTTTGACGAGGATATCAAAGCCGTGACCTACCACGAGGCCAATGTCAGGCAGAATGTCGAAGGGCAGTGGGAAACTTTGCTTATTTTCGATATTTAG
- a CDS encoding serine acetyltransferase: MEEKQFVDKLYASHQNAQRIPSPSAVCGWLEGLLTALFPELANRRYNSRRELEQHYRQLKLELFSILETMEEMLPVSAEELEQSFLDKLPTLHQLLHADAEALLRGDPAAVSKTEVIRTYPGFKAIAVYRLAHEFHRLGVPLIPRILTEHVHSLTGIDIHPGARIGESFCMDHGTGIVIGETVEIGNDVKLYQGVTLGALSVAKEMAKTKRHPTIEDRVVIYAGATILGGETVIGHDSTIGGSVWLTKSVPPHSRIYYDGYVRQKAEV; encoded by the coding sequence ATGGAAGAGAAGCAGTTCGTCGACAAACTCTACGCCTCCCACCAGAATGCCCAGCGCATTCCCTCCCCTTCGGCCGTGTGCGGCTGGCTGGAAGGCCTGCTCACCGCCCTGTTCCCCGAACTGGCCAACCGGCGTTACAACAGCCGCCGCGAGTTGGAACAGCACTACCGGCAACTGAAACTGGAGCTGTTCTCCATCCTGGAAACCATGGAGGAAATGCTGCCGGTATCCGCCGAAGAGCTGGAACAATCATTTCTCGATAAGCTGCCCACGCTCCACCAGTTGCTGCATGCCGACGCCGAGGCCTTGTTGCGCGGCGACCCTGCTGCTGTGAGCAAAACCGAGGTGATCCGAACCTACCCCGGCTTCAAGGCCATCGCCGTGTACCGCCTGGCGCACGAATTTCACCGGCTGGGCGTGCCACTCATCCCCCGCATCCTCACCGAACATGTGCATAGCCTGACCGGCATCGACATCCACCCCGGCGCCCGAATCGGCGAGAGCTTCTGCATGGACCACGGTACGGGCATCGTCATCGGCGAGACGGTTGAGATTGGCAATGATGTGAAGCTCTACCAGGGCGTCACCCTGGGCGCCCTCAGCGTCGCCAAAGAGATGGCCAAGACCAAACGCCACCCTACCATCGAGGACCGGGTGGTGATCTACGCCGGCGCCACCATCCTGGGGGGCGAGACAGTTATCGGGCACGACAGCACCATCGGCGGCAGCGTGTGGCTGACCAAGAGCGTGCCGCCGCACTCGCGCATCTACTATGATGGGTACGTGCGGCAGAAGGCAGAGGTTTAG